The Mycobacterium paragordonae genome includes a region encoding these proteins:
- a CDS encoding circularly permuted type 2 ATP-grasp protein, translated as MALPDFSVGDRYDVDRLLAGYRTARAQEALFDLRDGPGGGYDEFVDADGDVRATWSELADTISQGGRAGLARMRSVVHSLIDHDGITYTGVDPTREAPPAPGHGPEPGPWSLDTLPLVVSAADWEVLEAGLVQRSRLLDAVLADLYGPRSLLTEGLLPAPLVFAHPGYVRPANGIKVPGHHQLFMHGCDLSRLPWGGFQVNADWTQAPSGAGYALADRRVLAHAIPDLYERIAPRPTTPFAQALRLALIDAAPDVVQDPVVVVLSPGIYSETAFDQAYLATLLGFPLVESADLVVREGKLWMRSLGTLKRVDVVLRRVDALYADPLDLRADSRLGVVGLVEALHRGTVTVVNTLGSGILESPGLLRFLPEMAERLLGEEPLLPTAPVYWGGIPNELSHLLANLSSLLIKPTDGGETLVGPTLSSAQLAELAAQIEAVPWRWAGQELPTFSSAPTDHAGVLSSAGVGMRLFTVAQRSGYAPMIGGLGYVVAPDPDAYTLKTVAAKDIWVRPTERAIAEKVISLPSAPPTAASGAGRWTVSSPRVLSDLFWMGRYGERAENMARLLIVARERYHVYRHHQDTEESECVPVLMATLGQVTGTDTGASGDGDSDKAEMIAVAPSMLWSMTVDLDRPGSLIQSVEGLALCARAVRDQLSNDTWMVLANVERAVALRSDPPQSLAEADALLASAQSQALAGMLTLSGVAGESMVHDVGWTMMDIGKRIERGLWLTALLADTLTAVRSTVAEQSVVEAMLEACESSVIYRRRTLGKISVAAVTDLMLFDGQNPRSLQFQLERLRINLKNLPSSTGSSRPERIVDEVSARLRRSDPAELEEITDGSREELAELLGAVHAGLRDLSDVITATQLALPGGMQPLWGGPDERRTMPA; from the coding sequence ATGGCGCTCCCAGATTTCTCGGTCGGTGACCGCTACGACGTCGACCGCCTGCTGGCCGGTTACCGGACCGCGCGCGCCCAGGAAGCCCTGTTCGACCTGCGTGACGGACCCGGCGGCGGCTACGACGAATTCGTCGACGCCGACGGTGACGTGCGCGCCACCTGGTCCGAGTTGGCCGACACCATCTCCCAGGGCGGCCGGGCCGGGCTGGCCCGGATGCGTTCGGTGGTGCACAGCCTCATCGATCACGACGGCATCACCTACACCGGTGTGGACCCGACGCGCGAGGCCCCGCCCGCGCCCGGCCACGGTCCCGAGCCGGGGCCCTGGAGCCTGGACACGCTTCCACTGGTGGTGTCCGCCGCCGACTGGGAGGTGCTGGAAGCCGGGCTGGTACAGCGCTCCCGCCTGCTCGATGCCGTGCTCGCCGACCTGTACGGGCCGCGCAGCCTGCTCACCGAGGGGCTGCTGCCGGCCCCGTTGGTGTTTGCCCATCCCGGCTATGTGCGCCCTGCCAACGGAATCAAGGTGCCCGGCCACCACCAGCTGTTCATGCACGGCTGCGATCTGAGCCGGCTGCCTTGGGGCGGGTTTCAGGTCAATGCCGACTGGACGCAGGCGCCGTCGGGTGCCGGTTATGCGCTGGCCGACCGCCGGGTGCTGGCGCACGCGATTCCCGACCTGTATGAGCGCATCGCTCCGCGGCCGACCACGCCGTTCGCCCAGGCGCTGCGGCTCGCCCTGATCGACGCCGCGCCCGATGTGGTGCAGGACCCGGTGGTGGTGGTACTCAGCCCCGGTATCTACTCCGAGACGGCGTTCGACCAGGCGTATCTGGCCACGCTGCTGGGCTTTCCGTTGGTGGAGAGCGCCGACCTGGTGGTGCGCGAGGGCAAGTTGTGGATGCGTTCGCTGGGCACCCTCAAACGCGTCGACGTGGTGTTGCGGCGCGTGGACGCGCTCTACGCAGACCCGCTGGACCTGCGCGCCGACTCGCGGCTCGGCGTCGTCGGCCTGGTGGAAGCGCTGCACCGCGGAACGGTCACGGTGGTCAACACGCTGGGCAGCGGCATCCTGGAAAGCCCTGGGCTGCTTCGCTTTCTGCCCGAGATGGCCGAGCGCCTACTCGGCGAAGAGCCGCTGCTGCCCACCGCGCCGGTCTACTGGGGCGGCATCCCCAACGAACTCTCCCACCTGCTGGCCAACCTGTCGTCGCTGTTGATCAAACCTACCGACGGCGGGGAAACCCTTGTCGGGCCCACGCTTTCGTCGGCGCAGTTGGCCGAATTGGCGGCGCAGATCGAGGCGGTGCCGTGGCGGTGGGCGGGCCAGGAGCTGCCCACGTTCTCGTCGGCGCCCACCGACCATGCCGGCGTATTGTCCTCGGCGGGAGTGGGAATGCGACTGTTCACCGTCGCCCAGCGCAGTGGCTACGCGCCGATGATCGGCGGCCTGGGCTACGTGGTCGCGCCTGATCCTGACGCCTATACGCTGAAAACCGTTGCCGCTAAGGATATCTGGGTCCGGCCAACGGAGCGGGCGATCGCCGAGAAGGTGATCTCGCTGCCGTCGGCGCCGCCGACCGCCGCGTCCGGGGCGGGCAGATGGACCGTCAGCTCGCCGCGCGTACTTTCCGACCTGTTCTGGATGGGACGGTACGGCGAGCGTGCGGAGAACATGGCCCGGCTGCTGATCGTGGCGCGCGAGCGCTACCACGTCTACCGCCACCACCAGGACACCGAAGAAAGCGAATGCGTGCCAGTCCTGATGGCCACGCTGGGGCAGGTCACGGGGACCGACACCGGGGCGAGCGGCGACGGCGACTCGGACAAGGCCGAGATGATCGCCGTGGCCCCCTCGATGCTGTGGTCGATGACCGTGGACCTGGACCGGCCCGGTTCGCTGATCCAGTCCGTGGAAGGGCTGGCGCTGTGCGCGCGGGCGGTACGCGACCAGTTGTCCAACGACACCTGGATGGTGCTGGCGAACGTGGAGCGCGCAGTGGCATTGCGGTCCGACCCACCGCAGTCACTGGCCGAGGCCGATGCGTTGCTGGCTTCGGCGCAGTCGCAGGCGCTGGCCGGCATGCTGACGCTGTCCGGGGTGGCGGGCGAGTCGATGGTGCACGACGTCGGCTGGACGATGATGGACATCGGCAAACGCATCGAGCGGGGCCTGTGGCTGACCGCGTTGCTGGCCGACACCTTGACCGCGGTGCGCAGCACCGTCGCCGAACAGTCTGTCGTCGAGGCGATGCTCGAGGCCTGCGAGTCGTCGGTCATCTATCGGCGGCGCACGCTGGGCAAGATCAGCGTTGCCGCGGTGACCGACCTGATGCTGTTCGACGGACAGAACCCGCGGTCACTGCAATTCCAGTTGGAGCGGCTGCGCATCAACCTCAAGAACCTGCCCAGTTCGACGGGTTCGTCGCGGCCGGAACGGATCGTCGACGAGGTCAGCGCCCGGCTGCGCCGTTCGGATCCCGCTGAGCTGGAAGAGATCACCGACGGCAGCCGCGAGGAACTGGCGGAGCTGCTGGGCGCCGTGCACGCCGGGCTGCGGGACCTGTCCGACGTGATCACCGCGACGCAGCTGGCCCTGCCCGGCGGTATGCAGCCGTTGTGGGGCGGGCCGGACGAGCGCCGCACCATGCCGGCCTAG